From the genome of Streptomyces sp. NBC_01341, one region includes:
- a CDS encoding mannose-binding protein, whose translation MSPQHPAPGANTAATADPDAQEAGSPPPRPSEPGAETPGGSPVSEAKAPGPAPAPDPGKPVTAGSSQGTQPSPAGGSEAEKPAPTAAPEPETEPATTTPAGPATAPAPDAATATSEAPEEGVALAAAATAPGTMTATAVDRSRPRTPVLAGAAFLGAALIAIPILLVGTANDDDRGNDAKAPTAGSADTVLNPNSAPAALEDYVAGKPSPSPSKVKPKKVEAPVPVAPKPVSPAPKPKASSTPAKKPKPKPAPPKPEWTTATISAPSVIGVNQAWTTNRIKMVMQTDGNLVVLNEEGKPIWASMTFGPNHRAIFQPDGNLVIHNGDDRPIWASKTHDHPGAQLVLRPDAKVAVVANGTVLWST comes from the coding sequence ATGTCCCCCCAGCACCCCGCCCCCGGCGCGAACACGGCGGCAACCGCAGATCCGGACGCGCAGGAGGCGGGTTCCCCACCGCCGCGGCCCTCGGAACCAGGCGCGGAAACGCCCGGCGGGTCCCCGGTATCCGAGGCGAAGGCACCTGGCCCGGCCCCTGCTCCCGACCCGGGGAAGCCGGTCACGGCCGGCAGTTCGCAGGGTACGCAACCGAGTCCGGCCGGCGGCTCCGAGGCCGAGAAGCCCGCCCCGACCGCCGCACCCGAACCGGAGACAGAGCCCGCCACCACCACACCGGCCGGCCCAGCCACCGCTCCCGCCCCCGATGCCGCCACTGCCACCAGTGAGGCACCCGAAGAGGGCGTAGCCCTGGCAGCGGCAGCGACGGCGCCGGGCACCATGACGGCGACCGCCGTGGACCGCAGTCGCCCTCGCACGCCGGTCCTGGCGGGGGCGGCCTTTCTCGGCGCCGCGCTGATCGCCATACCCATCCTGCTGGTCGGGACCGCGAACGACGACGACCGCGGCAACGACGCCAAGGCGCCGACGGCGGGCAGTGCCGACACGGTCCTCAACCCGAACTCCGCTCCGGCGGCACTTGAGGACTACGTGGCCGGGAAGCCCAGCCCGTCCCCGAGCAAGGTGAAGCCGAAGAAGGTCGAAGCCCCCGTACCCGTCGCCCCCAAGCCGGTGTCGCCCGCCCCGAAGCCTAAGGCGAGCAGCACGCCCGCCAAGAAGCCCAAGCCGAAGCCGGCTCCGCCGAAGCCGGAATGGACCACGGCGACCATCTCCGCACCGAGCGTCATCGGGGTCAATCAGGCCTGGACGACCAACCGCATCAAGATGGTCATGCAGACCGACGGCAATCTCGTGGTCCTCAACGAGGAGGGCAAGCCGATCTGGGCGTCCATGACCTTCGGTCCGAACCACCGGGCGATCTTCCAGCCCGACGGCAACCTCGTCATCCACAACGGCGACGACCGCCCGATCTGGGCCTCCAAGACCCACGACCATCCGGGCGCACAACTGGTCCTGCGCCCGGATGCCAAGGTGGCCGTAGTGGCCAACGGCACGGTCCTCTGGTCGACCTGA
- a CDS encoding beta-N-acetylhexosaminidase family protein, with product MTPMSKSHPYCLPRVPRVPRLPLLGAVALLAVGTLSAPTQAAERPATTTPSATGAATPPVVTPTPRSMKSAGRDIRVPARVRLVLGDAVDTPSAAVIKRALAAAGVRHIDTDAAAVATPASRTHGAELTVVAGSVKDPEVVGALRAAGGTVPGTLVAEGYSLASRGDTIVLAGNDGDGIYYAAQTLRQLVTGKHSVAAVSITDHPAMRLRGSIEGFYGAPWSHSDRLDQLAFYGEIKANTYIYTPKDDTYLREEWREPYPADKLADLRELIEQATAHHVDFTYALSPGLSVCYSDPADVNALKEKLGTLYEQGARGFYVALDDISYTKWNCAADQEKYGTPGRGSAGRAQADLLNAVQHDFIDGHPDAGPLQFVPTEYSDTADSAYKAVLREQLDPKVVVQWTGTDVVPPSISVADAEAASAVWGRKVFLWDNYPVNDYGQTAGRLLMAPYDKREAGLHKALSGIVLNPMNQAAPSKVALFGGASFAWNDKDYDPVRTWRAAADYLAGGDRATTRALLAFFDTQHMAPTFGDTNWQPQAPELASRLAGFTTAWNSGSHVRRHTALRELGGYADVLSRAPEQIRAGVRDPAFLAQTKPWLDALDLWGGALNATLDGLRAQLHSESGQADFTEAADLAKKAAAITTIPGTTRPQGKIKVADGVLDTFIEQAPTM from the coding sequence GTGACCCCTATGTCAAAAAGTCACCCGTACTGTCTTCCCCGTGTTCCACGTGTTCCCCGACTCCCGCTTCTCGGCGCCGTCGCACTGCTGGCCGTCGGTACCCTCTCCGCTCCCACCCAGGCAGCCGAGCGCCCGGCCACCACGACGCCGTCCGCCACCGGTGCCGCCACGCCGCCTGTTGTCACCCCGACCCCCCGGAGCATGAAGTCGGCGGGCCGGGACATTCGCGTACCGGCGCGCGTACGCCTCGTGCTCGGTGACGCCGTCGATACCCCGAGCGCCGCCGTCATCAAGCGTGCGCTGGCCGCGGCCGGGGTCCGTCACATCGACACGGACGCGGCAGCGGTCGCCACCCCGGCGTCACGCACCCATGGGGCGGAGCTGACCGTCGTGGCCGGTTCCGTCAAGGACCCGGAGGTGGTCGGCGCACTGCGCGCCGCGGGTGGCACCGTACCGGGCACCCTGGTCGCGGAGGGCTACTCCCTGGCCTCCCGCGGCGACACGATCGTGCTCGCCGGCAACGACGGGGACGGCATCTACTACGCCGCCCAGACCCTGCGGCAGTTGGTGACGGGAAAGCACTCCGTGGCGGCCGTGTCGATCACCGACCACCCGGCCATGCGCCTTCGCGGCAGCATCGAGGGCTTCTACGGCGCACCCTGGTCACACAGCGACCGGCTCGACCAACTCGCCTTCTACGGCGAGATCAAGGCCAACACCTACATCTACACACCGAAGGACGACACCTACCTGAGGGAGGAGTGGCGCGAGCCCTACCCCGCCGACAAGCTGGCCGACCTGCGCGAACTCATCGAGCAAGCCACGGCCCACCACGTCGACTTCACCTACGCCCTCTCCCCCGGCCTGTCCGTCTGCTACAGCGACCCCGCAGACGTGAACGCGTTGAAGGAGAAGCTGGGCACTCTCTACGAGCAGGGCGCGCGCGGCTTCTACGTGGCGCTGGACGACATCAGCTACACCAAGTGGAACTGCGCCGCCGACCAGGAGAAGTACGGCACCCCGGGCAGGGGCAGTGCGGGTCGGGCACAGGCCGACCTGCTCAACGCCGTGCAGCACGACTTCATCGACGGGCACCCGGATGCCGGACCGCTCCAGTTCGTGCCCACGGAGTACTCCGACACGGCCGACTCCGCCTACAAGGCCGTGCTGCGCGAGCAGTTGGACCCGAAGGTGGTCGTGCAGTGGACGGGCACGGACGTCGTTCCCCCCTCGATCAGCGTGGCGGACGCCGAGGCCGCCTCGGCGGTGTGGGGGCGCAAGGTGTTCCTCTGGGACAACTATCCGGTCAACGACTACGGGCAGACGGCGGGCCGCCTGCTGATGGCCCCGTACGACAAGCGGGAGGCCGGGCTGCACAAGGCACTGAGCGGCATCGTGCTCAACCCGATGAACCAGGCCGCGCCGAGCAAGGTCGCCCTGTTCGGCGGCGCGTCCTTCGCCTGGAACGACAAGGACTACGACCCCGTACGCACCTGGCGGGCAGCCGCGGACTACCTTGCGGGCGGTGACCGCGCCACCACCCGGGCTCTGCTGGCCTTCTTCGACACCCAGCACATGGCGCCCACCTTCGGCGACACGAACTGGCAGCCGCAGGCACCCGAACTCGCCTCGCGGCTGGCCGGCTTCACGACAGCGTGGAACAGCGGATCCCATGTCCGCCGTCACACCGCGCTGAGGGAGCTGGGTGGGTACGCCGATGTACTGTCCAGGGCCCCCGAGCAGATCCGGGCCGGCGTGCGGGACCCGGCCTTCCTGGCCCAGACGAAGCCCTGGCTGGACGCCCTTGACCTGTGGGGCGGCGCGCTGAATGCCACCCTGGACGGCCTGCGGGCCCAGTTGCACTCGGAAAGCGGGCAGGCCGACTTCACCGAGGCGGCCGACCTGGCGAAGAAGGCAGCCGCGATCACCACCATCCCGGGCACCACCCGGCCGCAGGGGAAGATCAAGGTGGCCGACGGGGTGCTGGACACGTTCATCGAGCAGGCACCGACGATGTGA
- a CDS encoding dihydrofolate reductase family protein has translation MKVVLQEFLSLDGVSQGPGSPDEDTSDGFTRGGWFVPHLDEAFERVAAGWLGRADAFLFGRRTYENFARDWPEMTDHPSADILNGSPKYVASRTLTEAGWDPTTILSGDVPAQVAELKRQPGREIQIHGSARLGQSLLAAGLVDEIRLAIAPVVVGSGRRLFPDGGTPVGLRLLDHETTPSGIAVYVYESTGLPEYGTYGAGA, from the coding sequence ATGAAGGTGGTACTGCAGGAGTTCCTGTCGCTGGACGGCGTCTCCCAGGGGCCCGGCTCCCCGGACGAGGACACCAGCGACGGGTTCACCCGGGGCGGCTGGTTCGTGCCGCACCTGGACGAGGCCTTCGAACGCGTGGCGGCCGGCTGGCTCGGCCGGGCGGACGCCTTCCTGTTCGGCCGCCGTACGTACGAGAACTTCGCCCGGGACTGGCCGGAGATGACCGACCACCCGAGCGCGGACATCCTCAACGGCTCGCCGAAGTACGTGGCCTCACGAACCCTGACCGAGGCCGGGTGGGACCCGACCACGATCCTGTCCGGTGACGTTCCCGCCCAGGTCGCCGAATTGAAGCGGCAGCCCGGCCGCGAGATCCAGATCCACGGCAGCGCCAGGCTCGGCCAGTCCCTGCTGGCAGCCGGCCTGGTCGACGAGATTCGGCTCGCGATCGCACCGGTGGTCGTGGGCAGCGGTCGGCGCCTGTTCCCGGACGGCGGCACCCCGGTGGGCCTGCGGCTGCTGGACCACGAGACGACGCCGAGCGGAATCGCGGTGTATGTCTACGAGTCGACGGGCCTGCCGGAGTACGGAACGTACGGGGCCGGCGCGTAG
- a CDS encoding aldo/keto reductase has translation MQNVTLNNGVEMPVLGFGVYQIPPEQTEQAVGDALAAGYRSLDTAAAYRNEEAVGRAIRNSGIPRRDLFVTTKLWVSDAGEDRAKRAFDTSLRRLGLDHLDLYLIHQPFGDVYGSWRAMESLQRNGLVRAIGVSNFHPDRLVDLIDHNEVTPAVNQVETHPFHQRRADQDLMRERGVQIESWGPFAEGRNNLFTDPGLSGIATAHGKSVAQVVLRWLIQRDVVVIPKSVRPERMAENLDVFDFELTDAEMAAVAALDTGASLFFDHRDPAMVSRLGNATLDS, from the coding sequence ATGCAGAACGTCACCCTGAACAACGGCGTCGAGATGCCCGTCCTCGGCTTCGGCGTCTACCAGATCCCGCCCGAACAGACCGAGCAAGCCGTCGGTGACGCCCTGGCGGCCGGCTACCGGTCCTTGGACACCGCGGCCGCCTACCGCAACGAGGAGGCAGTCGGGCGCGCGATCAGGAACAGCGGCATCCCGCGCCGGGACCTGTTCGTCACCACCAAGCTGTGGGTCTCCGACGCCGGTGAGGACAGGGCGAAGCGCGCCTTCGACACCTCGCTGCGCAGACTCGGTCTGGACCACCTCGACCTGTACCTGATCCACCAGCCCTTCGGCGACGTCTACGGTTCCTGGCGGGCCATGGAGAGCCTGCAGCGGAACGGCCTCGTCCGGGCGATCGGGGTGTCGAACTTCCACCCGGACCGGCTCGTGGACCTGATCGACCACAACGAGGTCACCCCCGCGGTGAACCAGGTCGAGACACACCCCTTCCACCAGCGCAGGGCCGACCAGGACCTCATGCGGGAGCGCGGGGTGCAGATCGAATCGTGGGGCCCCTTCGCCGAGGGCCGCAACAACCTCTTCACCGACCCGGGGTTGAGCGGCATCGCAACCGCACACGGCAAGTCCGTGGCGCAGGTCGTACTGCGCTGGCTCATCCAGCGCGACGTCGTGGTCATCCCCAAGTCGGTACGCCCCGAGCGCATGGCGGAGAACCTCGACGTCTTCGACTTCGAACTGACCGACGCAGAGATGGCCGCCGTCGCCGCCCTGGACACCGGCGCATCGCTGTTCTTCGACCACCGCGACCCGGCCATGGTCAGCCGGCTCGGCAACGCCACCCTCGACTCCTGA